In the genome of Amia ocellicauda isolate fAmiCal2 chromosome 3, fAmiCal2.hap1, whole genome shotgun sequence, one region contains:
- the LOC136746861 gene encoding olfactory receptor 1M1-like, producing the protein MSSLNSTVSPNAAFVRPQFFYINGFSNIPHVKYYYIFLCFVYAVVVFANFFIIFVIYTERSLHTPKYSAVFNLAVIDICESTALIPRLIDTFLFDSQFITYEACLANMFFVHFFTSMQSLTLVVLAYDRFVAICFPLRYHIIMTNTSMAVIIACVWVFTATLIITLVLLITRLSFCRSIVIESYFCDHGPIYRMACNDNFPNYTYAKICIAVFYFIPFILIVLSYVCIIFALLKIASGEEQLKAMKTCTSHLMLVIVYYVPFFITYIAAFMSIFNSNTRIICTSLSSTIPPMLNPIIYTLKTEEIIGAIRKLYKRSKIITSVVSQ; encoded by the coding sequence ATGAGCTCCTTGAATTCAACAGTTTCTCCCAATGCTGCATTTGTTCGGCCTCAGTTCTTTTACATCAACGGCTTTTCCAACATCCCACATGTGAAGTACTATTACATTTTCCTGTGCTTTGTTTATGCTGTAGTTGTGTTTGCAAACTTTTTCATCATATTCGTTATATACACAGAACGAAGTCTTCATACACCTAAGTACAGTGCTGTTTTCAATTTAGCTGTAATTGACATCTGTGAAAGCACAGCTCTTATTCCTAGGTTAATTGACACCTTTCTCTTTGATTCTCAGTTCATCACATATGAAGCCTGCTTGGCCAACATGTTCTTTGTGCATTTCTTTACCTCCATGCAGTCACTCACTCTTGTTGTACTCGCCTATGACAGGTTTGTTGCTATATGCTTTCCACTGAGATATCACATCATTATGACAAATACTTCAATGGCTGTGATTATAGCATGTGTCTGGGTTTTCACAGCAACCCTAATCATAACTCTTGTACTTTTAATCACCAGGCTATCATTTTGCAGATCCATTGTCATAGAGAGCTATTTCTGTGATCATGGGCCTATATATCGAATGGCCTGTAATGACAATTTCCCAAATTATACTTATGCAAAAATCTGTATTGCAGTATTTTACTTTATACCTTTCATTCTGATTGTGCTGTCTTATGTGTGTATAATATTTGCACTGTTAAAAATAGCATCAGGTGAGGAACAGTTAAAAGCAATGAAAACCTGCACCTCCCATCTTATGTTAGTGATAGTGTATTACGTGCCATTTTTCATCacatacattgctgcattcatgtCAATTTTTAATTCTAATACCAGGATAATATGTACATCCTTGTCCTCCACCATTCCTCCAATGCTGAATCCTAtcatttatacattaaaaacagaggAGATTATAGGAGCAATTAGAAAGCTTTACAAAAGAAGCAAAATAATCACATCTGTAGTAAGTCAATAA
- the LOC136747187 gene encoding olfactory receptor 1E16-like — protein MSSLNSTVSPNAAFVRPQFFYIKGFSNIPHVKYYYIFLCFVYAVTVFANFFIIFIIYTEKNLHTPKYVAVFNLAVVDICESTALIPRLIDTFLFDSQFITYEACLANMFFVQFSTAMQSLTLVVLAYDRFVAICFPLRYHIIMTNSSMFVIIACVWIFTATLHIILVLLITRLSYCRSIVIESYFCDYGPMYRMACNDNYSQHILAIICIAVFCFVPFSLIVLSYVCILSALLKIASGEERLKAMKTCTSHFILVIIGYLPFFITYIAALMSVIHPNTRIICTSLSSTIPAMLNPIIYTLKTEEIIGAIRKLYKINKIIAVVNQ, from the coding sequence ATGAGCTCCTTGAATTCAACAGTTTCTCCCAATGCAGCATTTGTTCGGCCTCAGTTCTTTTACATCAAAGGCTTTTCCAACATCCCACATGTGAAGTACTATTACATTTTCCTGTGCTTTGTTTATGCTGTCACTGTGTTTGCAAACTTTTTCATCATATTCATTATATACACAGAGAAAAATCTTCACACGCCTAAATACGTTGCTGTTTTCAATTTAGCTGTAGTTGACATCTGTGAAAGCACAGCTCTTATCCCTAGGTTAATTGACACCTTTCTCTTTGATTCTCAGTTCATCACATATGAAGCCTGCTTGGCCAACATGTTCTTTGTTCAATTCTCTACTGCCATGCAGTCACTCACTCTTGTTGTACTAGCCTATGACAGGTTTGTTGCTATATGCTTTCCACTGAGATATCACATCATTATGACAAATTCTTCAATGTTTGTGATTATAGCATGTGTCTGGATTTTCACAGCAACCCTACACATAATTCTTGTACTTTTAATCACCAGACTATCATATTGCAGATCCATTGTCATAGAGagctatttctgtgattatgGGCCTATGTATCGAATGGCCTGTAATGACAATTACTCACAACACATTCTTGCAATCATCTGTATTGCAGTATTTTGCTTTGTACCTTTCTCTCTGATTGTGCTGtcttatgtgtgtatattatcTGCACTGTTAAAAATAGCATCAGGTGAGGAACGGTTAAAAGCAATGAAAACCTGCACCTCCCATTTTATCTTAGTAATAATCGGTTATCTGCCATTTTTCATCACATACATTGCTGCATTAATGTCTGTTATTCATCCAAATACCAGGATAATATGTACATCCTTGTCCTCCACCATTCCTGCAATGCTGAACCCTATCATTTATACGTTAAAAACAGAGGAGATTATAGGGGCAATTAGAAAgctttacaaaataaacaaaataattgctGTGGTAAATCAATAA